Part of the Primulina huaijiensis isolate GDHJ02 chromosome 15, ASM1229523v2, whole genome shotgun sequence genome is shown below.
TTCAAtgtaagatattttaaaatacctgAAGTTGTAGAATAATGATATCCTACTTTTGGCACTTATCATCATCATTTGAGATTCGCGTAAACAAAAATGTTGATGATGCTACTGTGATTAAAAAAGTAAATCAAATTGCCTTATAATTTAGAAAAGACGAAGACCCCGTACGTAAATTGCATGTTGTATGCCGTAAACTAacgaatttatataaaaataaaatatttagattATCAAAATTTCTGTCCGGTAGCCATCACTTCTTTATAAAAGGGTCATCTCTTTATCTTTTTAAACGGAGTATTTATAATAATCTTTTATATCGTAAAGGTTTTTTAGTTGCATGCATGTGCATTTGAACGACTCAATTTTGCGACTCCCACCCGATcgatcaatgaaaaagtatgatttttttgtcaaaattattatttttcatcacAAATATAAGTCGAGTTGATTTGTTTCACGGACTATCGATATatatctttaaaataatttcagcACATGCAACacaaagtaaaaaatattttcaaacttgAAACCTCGCATCATATTTAAATTCTAGCATCTGTTCCTTCtttctcctcctctgatcttTCTTTCGTTCCATGTGAAGAAAACGCCGTAAAATTCATTTTCTTTCTTCATGTATTATAAAACAAATGTAAGAACTATCATATattcttgaaattaaatttgaaatgcatggcttttttcatttttaaaattaaaagttatcatGGGGAGGGGACAAAAGGTGCGTCTTTCTTCACTATTAAGGAAAACATCTTGGCTTTCGATTTACGAGTGCGTTTGATCTTTCTATGGCAACAAACAATATTGCGTAGAATTTTAAAGAgtgtttcacgaatttttattctttgattcgttttatatatatatgtaaaacgTGACATCTTTTATTGGTATTTTGAATCGAGAAGGGTGCAGAATTTTGATTACCTTCCTTTTTGTGGCTTGGAGAAAGTTATCAATGGCAGTCATAGACAAGAATGGAAGCTTCAGAGATTGAATTCAAGTCGGAAACAGAATGTGATTATTGTCATAAATTTGGCTATATATTTTAGAGCATcgtggaaaaaaaaattctttatttttttctctcttttgcaCATGCATTTGGCAAAAGGCTTGATTTCTAAATAGTTTCATTCAATAGAATGGAGATTGAAACTGGAGAGAAACTGTCATCCACGCCCTGTAAAAAGATGACCAAACAATTGACAGGAAAACGCCATGACACCACGTTGCATTCAGCAGCAAGATCAGATAACATAATCGCGGTACAAGAGATCATCAACAGCTGCGGTCAAGGCGAAGAATTGATGGAATTGTTGTCGAAACAAAATTCCTCGGGGGAGACGGCATTGTATATAGCTGCAGAATGTGGATATGCCGAGTTAGTGAGGGAGATGATCAAGTATTATGATTTAATGGCTGCTGAGAGCAAAGCAAGGAATGGTTTTGATGCTCTTCATATTGCTGCCAAACAGGGTGATTTGGGTAATATATTcgtgttaaaataaaattttttttttatttaatgccTTTTTTCGATGTCGTCGTCCTTATTTCATCTTAGAAATATTAATATGCTGCAAGAAAAGATGGGATGAGAGAAACGCCAAAAAGGATGATCGATCTCTTCTTTATTGGGTTTTAATTCAAACTTGTATGATGTGCTCATATTAATTCATGTGTAAGTTGTTTGCGTTGAAAAGAGGCCCTATTTCTTTATGTTGGTAAAAAACAATTTATTTCATGTTTACCAGAAGTGGTGAAGGTGTTGATGGAGGCTCATCCAGAGCTTTCCATGACAGTTGATTTAGCGAACACGACGGCTCTCCACACGGCTGCGACACAAGGGCACTTGGACATTGTGAACTATCTGTTAGAGACGGAGCATAGCCTGGCAAATATAGCTCGAAGTAATGGGAAAACTGCGTTACATTCTGCTGCAAGAAACGGACATTCAGAGGTTTTGAGAGCCATTTTGAACAGTGATCCTGGGATTATGACAAGAACTGATAAAAAGGGGCAAACTGCACTGCACATGGCTGTAAAAGGCCAAAATCTTCAAGTGGTTGAAGAATTTATCAAAGTGGATCCCTTGGTTGTTAATACGGTCGACACTAAGGGGAACACTGCCTTGCATATTGCTACCAGAAAGGGCAGGGCTCAGGTCATTTGACTTTCATTTCTTGCTTTTACCTATCTATTTCTTTTGAGAGGCGCCTACTTGGGACGAGTCGTGAATCTGCTATAACTTTTTGTGAAATAGTGAACTCTACACCTAGAAAACTCAATAAATTGCCATCACAGCATCAAATTTATTTGACTTAACAAGAGACTATGGTGGTTTCTATTTAACTTGAATATGATATTCTGTTAGTTTTTCAAATTTACATTTGGACTGTGATCATTTCCTATCCCCATTTCATTACAAACTCACAAAAAACTCTAAAGATAATAAATGAGTTTGAACTAAAAAATGTCAAGACTTCAAGTCAGAGCCTTAATCATTCAGACATCATAAAGCTTACGAGTTGACTCGACTGATGCTGGCAACTGGTATTATACTTTTCAAGAAACTAACAAAACTCAGCTTCCTCTTGGTCTAACTCTGCAGATTGTGAAGCTGCTTCTATCCGTGAAGGAAACCAATACAAGACTAGTTAACAGATCCAATGAAACGGCCATTGATACTGCTGAAAAATTCGGACACTCTGACATCACATTCATTTTAGAAGAACATGGTGTTGTAAGCGCCAAAGCCCTAAAACCTCAGTCGTCTAATCCAGCACGAGAGTTGAAACAAACCGTGAGCGACATAAAACACGAAGTCCATTACCAGCTAGAACACACACGCCAGACAAGAAAACAAGTCCAAGGCATCGCTAAAC
Proteins encoded:
- the LOC140960017 gene encoding ankyrin repeat-containing protein At5g02620-like; this translates as MEIETGEKLSSTPCKKMTKQLTGKRHDTTLHSAARSDNIIAVQEIINSCGQGEELMELLSKQNSSGETALYIAAECGYAELVREMIKYYDLMAAESKARNGFDALHIAAKQGDLEVVKVLMEAHPELSMTVDLANTTALHTAATQGHLDIVNYLLETEHSLANIARSNGKTALHSAARNGHSEVLRAILNSDPGIMTRTDKKGQTALHMAVKGQNLQVVEEFIKVDPLVVNTVDTKGNTALHIATRKGRAQIVKLLLSVKETNTRLVNRSNETAIDTAEKFGHSDITFILEEHGVVSAKALKPQSSNPARELKQTVSDIKHEVHYQLEHTRQTRKQVQGIAKRLNKMHTEGLNNAINSTTVVAVLIATVAFAAIFTVPGQYADDPANIPPGLSLGEANIAQEVPFLIFFVFDSVALFISLAVVVVQTSVVVIESKAKKQMMAIINKLMWLACVMISVAYLALCFVVVGQERWLAIGVTIIGTTILVTTLGLMCYWVVMHRIESKNIRNIRKNSQASRTKSWSIAVISDSDVVNSEFKKMYAI